The following proteins are encoded in a genomic region of Anolis carolinensis isolate JA03-04 unplaced genomic scaffold, rAnoCar3.1.pri scaffold_12, whole genome shotgun sequence:
- the prrg3 gene encoding transmembrane gamma-carboxyglutamic acid protein 3: MATFLAAQKAHSLLRRRLPRANAFLEEFRQGTLERECLEEICSFEEVKEVFENKEKTMEFWRGYAFSVKDPGSSEGSGRSDAMYVAVPLLGVALLIVIGLFIIWRCQLQKATRHRPSYAQSRYLASRGGRGLPRVMVYREASQHGHGEAHGAREHRDAGVTSTGSRGGPGEGRWGQRAPGPSDSSLRPPSLPAPTRLSSATPPPSYEEVTGQPVVSSGGSGSSSACEEPSLSYSDPPPKYEEIVVAVAAAK, translated from the exons ATGGCCA CCTTCCTGGCGGCCCAGAAGGCCCATTCGCTGCTCCGGCGCCGCCTGCCCCGAGCCAATGCGTTCCTGGAGGAGTTCCGGCAGGGCACCCTGGAGCGTGAGTGCCTGGAGGAGATTTGCAGCTTCGAGGAGGTCAAGGAAGTGTTTGAGAACAAGGAGAAGACG ATGGAGTTCTGGCGTGGCTACGCTTTCTCGGTCAAGGATCCTGGCAGCAGTGAGGGCTCCGGCCGCTCGGACGCCATGTACGTGGCGGTGCCCCTGCTGGGGGTGGCCCTCCTCATTGTCATCGGCCTCTTCATCATCTGGCGCTGCCAGTTGCAGAAGGCCACACGCCACCGGCCCTCCTATGCCCAGAGCCGCTACCTCGCCAGCCGCGGGGGGAGGGGGCTGCCCCGTGTGATGGTCTACCGCGAGGCCTCCCAGCATGGCCACGGCGAGGCCCACGGGGCTCGGGAGCATAGGGACGCTGGTGTCACCAGCACTGGTAGCCGAGGGGGGCCTGGTGAAGGCCGGTGGGGGCAGAGGGCCCCCGGCCCCTCGGACAGCTCCCTGCGGCCCCCCTCTCTCCCTGCCCCAACTCGACTGTCCAGTGCCACCCCTCCCCCATCCTACGAAGAGGTGACCGGACAGCCAGTGGTCAGCAGCGGGGGCAGCGGGAGCAGCAGCGCTTGCGAAGAGCCCAGCCTCTCTTACAGTGACCCACCCCCCAAATACGAGGAGATCGtcgttgctgttgctgctgcaaaGTAG
- the cldn2 gene encoding claudin-2, producing MASVGLQLVGYGLGLLGLLCTVIATLLPGWRTSAYIGSSIVTAVGFSKGLWMECASYSTGITQCDIYSSLLNLPSDLQAAQALMSTSIAVSLLAALLCVAGLRCTIFAQGSPSKDWVAVAGGAAFVLGGLLSFIPVAWNIHVVLRDFYSPVVPDSMKFELGEALYLGALSSLISIIGGLILCASCPAREHRSPAVRYSPYHAQTVPTRSPPPATTGATPLTKTKSEFNAYNLTGYV from the coding sequence ATGGCCTCGGTGGGCCTGCAGCTGGTGGGCTACGGCCTGGGCCTGCTGGGCCTGCTGTGCACGGTGATCGCCACGCTCCTCCCCGGCTGGCGCACCAGTGCCTACATCGGTTCCAGCATTGTGACGGCAGTGGGCTTCTCCAAGGGCCTCTGGATGGAGTGCGCATCCTACAGCACCGGCATCACCCAGTGCGACATCTACAGCTCCCTGCTCAACCTGCCCTCTGACCTCCAGGCCGCCCAGGCCCTGATGTCCACCTCCATCGCCGTCTCCCTGCTGGCCGCCCTCCTCTGCGTGGCCGGCCTGCGCTGCACCATCTTTGCCCAGGGCTCTCCGTCCAAGGACTGGGTGGCTGTGGCCGGAGGGGCAGCCTTTGTGCTGGGGGGGCTCCTGTCCTTCATCCCCGTGGCCTGGAACATCCACGTGGTTCTCAGGGACTTCTATAGCCCTGTGGTGCCCGACAGCATGAAATTTGAGCTGGGCGAGGCCCTCTACCTGGGCGCCTTGTCCTCCCTGATCTCCATCATCGGGGGGCTCATCCTCTGCGCCTCCTGTCCAGCCCGGGAACATCGATCGCCTGCTGTCCGCTACAGCCCCTACCATGCCCAGACAGTGCCCACGCGGAGCCCCCCGCCTGCCACAACAGGGGCAACCCCATTAACAAAGACTAAGAGCGAGTTCAACGCCTACAACCTCACTGGATATGTGTAA